One part of the Candidatus Kouleothrix ribensis genome encodes these proteins:
- a CDS encoding SpoIIE family protein phosphatase, protein MPLLIVGALLLWLNADAQQRSVYNDQIDLANRVELDISRYLEELRNQLDQYALKVRPSTSAAQLTAQASDLINRNYPNILDLVLLNNAGDERLHLIKLLVVADDALGNRSSDRQVQLALHDGLVSYSPINRNTNGVRSFVLTMPIRNDANTVVGALRAELSAEPLAHDLAIAITNSKSYPYLVLSSDGTVQLDDGKPGFSGPANLLALLATTSEVAQYDGARNQAVIGAQAPVVVRGGSEQTGWTVVVEQPVSTAFGSIRASILLLALLVVLVGMIALLWAFRQARQFLRPLEALRHGATTLGAGQLNYRIPALGDDEMGELARTFNGMAEHLQDSLAEIERRNERLRRSMALARDIQIGLLPDRPPWNGDEIAVYGRSLPAYEVGGDFYSYLAMSEGRAAIAIGDISGKGVGAALLMALTSSAVESQGRQIEHPAQVLTALNNLLAPRLRANHMNAALLFVVIDPRERTLRVANAGMIAPMHVTQHGSTFIEVGGLPLGAFAGARYHEQTVSFEPGDMLLLLSDGVVEAHDAESQLFGFDRLEATIAEAQPADVHALVELVLERVQQHMGAMEQHDDITIVAVRPSIVAESSSLEEDQAITYATI, encoded by the coding sequence ACTGCTGTGGCTCAACGCCGACGCACAGCAGCGCAGTGTGTATAACGATCAGATCGACCTGGCCAACCGGGTCGAGCTCGATATCTCGCGCTACCTTGAAGAACTGCGCAACCAGCTCGACCAGTATGCCCTGAAGGTACGCCCCAGCACCAGTGCCGCCCAGCTGACTGCGCAGGCCAGCGACCTGATCAATCGCAATTACCCGAATATTCTCGACCTGGTGCTGCTGAACAATGCCGGCGACGAGCGCCTGCACCTGATCAAGCTGCTGGTCGTCGCCGACGATGCGCTGGGCAACCGCAGCAGCGACCGGCAGGTGCAGCTGGCACTGCACGACGGCCTGGTCAGCTACTCGCCGATCAATCGTAACACCAACGGCGTGCGCTCGTTCGTGCTGACCATGCCGATCCGTAACGATGCCAATACAGTCGTCGGTGCCTTGCGCGCCGAGCTGAGCGCCGAGCCGCTCGCGCACGACCTGGCGATTGCGATCACGAACTCGAAGAGCTACCCCTACCTGGTGCTGTCGAGCGATGGCACCGTGCAGCTCGACGACGGCAAGCCAGGCTTTAGCGGCCCGGCCAACCTGCTGGCGCTGCTGGCCACCACCAGCGAGGTCGCCCAGTACGATGGCGCGCGCAACCAGGCCGTGATCGGTGCGCAGGCGCCGGTGGTGGTGCGCGGCGGCAGCGAGCAAACCGGCTGGACCGTGGTTGTCGAGCAGCCGGTGTCTACGGCCTTCGGTAGTATTCGCGCCAGCATTTTGCTGCTGGCACTGCTGGTGGTGCTGGTGGGCATGATCGCCCTGCTGTGGGCCTTCCGCCAGGCACGCCAGTTCCTACGCCCACTCGAGGCCCTGCGCCATGGCGCAACGACACTCGGCGCCGGCCAGCTGAACTACCGCATCCCGGCGCTCGGCGACGACGAGATGGGCGAGCTGGCGCGCACGTTTAACGGCATGGCCGAACATCTGCAGGATTCGCTGGCCGAGATCGAGCGCCGCAACGAGCGCCTGCGCCGCTCGATGGCACTGGCGCGCGACATACAGATCGGGCTGTTGCCCGACCGCCCACCCTGGAACGGCGACGAGATTGCGGTATATGGCCGATCATTGCCGGCCTACGAGGTCGGCGGCGACTTCTACTCGTACCTGGCGATGTCCGAGGGCCGCGCCGCGATTGCGATCGGCGATATCTCGGGGAAGGGTGTGGGTGCGGCGCTGCTGATGGCGCTGACCTCGAGCGCTGTCGAGTCGCAGGGCCGCCAGATCGAGCACCCGGCCCAGGTGCTCACCGCACTCAATAACCTGCTCGCGCCACGCCTGCGCGCCAACCACATGAACGCCGCACTCCTATTCGTAGTGATCGACCCGCGCGAGCGCACGCTGCGCGTGGCCAACGCCGGCATGATCGCGCCTATGCACGTGACCCAGCACGGCAGCACCTTCATCGAGGTGGGCGGCCTGCCGCTGGGCGCGTTCGCCGGCGCGCGCTACCACGAGCAGACGGTCTCGTTCGAGCCGGGCGATATGCTGCTGCTGCTGAGCGATGGCGTGGTCGAGGCCCACGACGCCGAAAGCCAGCTGTTCGGCTTCGATCGGCTCGAGGCCACGATCGCCGAGGCCCAGCCAGCCGATGTACACGCCCTGGTCGAGCTGGTGTTAGAGCGCGTGCAGCAGCATATGGGCGCGATGGAGCAGCACGACGACATCACGATCGTCGCGGTGCGCCCGTCGATCGTGGCGGAGAGCAGCAGCCTAGAGGAGGACCAAGCGATCACTTATGCAACTATTTGA